In Cupriavidus basilensis, the following proteins share a genomic window:
- a CDS encoding cobaltochelatase subunit CobN — MASARRGSLWQRWLLLMLGLLCGCLAGPGHARAAQPGPPAPVRVLLVTTNTHLLPAAEARLRELAGPGRVVLDAVTAAPDAAQVAAADVIYAYFVPTAVLRQMAPAVRQARQRGALVLAAPAASAEAAWGFGLDAARNQAAEAYWSAGGADNLAGWMAWLVAAVRGEQAMAVPPPRPLPAAGIYHPRAAQAFATLKDYLAWYRAGASGLPAGAPLVGIAFYASNYRQQDLAHIDALIAALERQGIGAVPVFGWPLSGLDAMLTVDGQSPLRALLALNLTISRAEDKTWLERHGLHAINLIATRDSQAGWRADARGIGGERLALLLNTPERAGASEPILFATLEDEHGAKASRAVPERADAAVARVRRWIALQDKPAADKRIAILYYNNPPGRGNIGASYLATLPSLVQVMARLREAGYRTGATLPDTAELTALLERNGRNMEEWSPGELAEMVSRGRVTLLPMAQYKRWFDALPAAFRQSVVAAWGPPERNPLMLVGDGHGGQDFVIPGLRFGNLFVGPQPLRSTFARAMDSAHDTVTPPPHSYIAAYLWYRHAFGADAMVHVGRHGTLEWLPGKQVGQSGDDSAEVLLGDLPNAYYYIQDGGGEAIQAKRRSAAVLVSHLTPLIARAGWPDKLAKLDEVIEQQEAAADSAPALADQYRLQALAQIRALGLDRQLGLDSGAPWEQVEPVIHRFLHKVEAEPVPLGIHTLGELPPLDAQRQALATVLESAFDASEARQIGKDVLSRWAGALAEGREPDSAAHAPLPPPLAEKVETALSSTRAWLANLRESPRRELDGLVTVLSGRYLPSSPLGDPVRTPQGLPTGRNLHAFDGALIPTPAAWQLGKQLAAQTLARYREETGKAPEQVSMVLWYGETERHQGAMESEALYLMGVEPVWNARGVVEDVRLIPDAELGRPRVNVLFTISGIYRDGFGDKVALLDKAARLAAAAGDNAISRHDREAQATLLAAGVAPQLAARLARARVFAAKPGNYSIGVQQMVEQSKDAAQAGEPPGALARQYLRYMNFAFSSEGWGETAPQALASHLKSNQAVLFSRASTLYGALDNDDTYQYAGGLNMATRAVSGQAPRFWLHNLRRAGEEQTVDARTWLATELNARNWNPRWIEGMQRSGYAGAREMFKEIEHLYGFQATSPEQMSGSFWQNTYDVYVADKNGLGMDAFFAQNNPHARQGILARLLEVDRQGSYRFTPAERADMARRYVASVNRDGLSCSANSCGNPVLMQYIAGLGQQARLPTDALREFSARLAAAMPGREPAAPAAASGRAAPPDASRASPPPARQAKPHPAPRPATGQVTGQLLESRVLKLAAPAPPGGLAPREALWTAALMLLLVGAGAFAEWWRGRGRRQPAPR, encoded by the coding sequence ATGGCTTCGGCGCGGCGGGGTTCGCTGTGGCAGCGCTGGCTGCTGCTGATGCTCGGGCTGCTGTGCGGGTGCCTTGCCGGCCCGGGCCACGCCCGCGCAGCCCAGCCCGGACCGCCAGCCCCGGTACGCGTGCTGCTGGTCACCACCAACACGCACCTGCTGCCTGCGGCCGAAGCGCGCCTGCGCGAGCTGGCCGGGCCGGGCAGGGTGGTGCTGGACGCCGTGACGGCAGCGCCCGATGCCGCGCAAGTCGCCGCCGCCGATGTCATCTACGCGTACTTCGTCCCCACGGCCGTGCTGCGCCAGATGGCGCCGGCCGTGCGCCAGGCGCGGCAGCGCGGCGCGCTGGTGCTGGCCGCGCCGGCAGCGTCCGCCGAGGCCGCCTGGGGCTTTGGCCTGGACGCCGCGCGCAACCAGGCCGCCGAGGCTTACTGGAGCGCCGGCGGCGCCGACAACCTCGCGGGCTGGATGGCATGGCTGGTGGCCGCCGTGCGCGGCGAGCAGGCCATGGCCGTGCCGCCGCCGCGACCGCTGCCCGCGGCCGGCATCTATCACCCGCGCGCCGCGCAAGCGTTTGCCACGCTCAAGGACTATCTCGCCTGGTACCGCGCCGGCGCAAGCGGCCTGCCGGCCGGCGCACCGCTGGTCGGCATTGCCTTCTATGCCAGCAACTATCGCCAGCAGGATCTCGCGCATATCGATGCGCTGATCGCGGCGCTGGAGCGCCAGGGCATCGGGGCGGTGCCGGTGTTCGGCTGGCCGCTGTCCGGCCTGGATGCGATGCTCACGGTCGATGGCCAAAGCCCGCTGCGCGCGTTGCTGGCGCTGAACCTCACCATCAGCCGCGCCGAGGACAAGACCTGGCTGGAGCGCCACGGCCTGCACGCCATCAACCTGATCGCCACGCGCGACAGCCAGGCCGGCTGGCGGGCCGATGCGCGCGGCATTGGCGGCGAGCGCCTGGCACTGCTGCTTAACACGCCCGAGCGGGCCGGCGCCTCGGAGCCGATCCTGTTCGCCACGCTGGAGGACGAACACGGCGCCAAGGCCAGCCGTGCCGTGCCGGAGCGGGCAGACGCGGCGGTGGCCCGCGTGCGGCGCTGGATCGCGCTGCAGGACAAGCCCGCGGCGGACAAGCGCATCGCCATCCTCTACTACAACAACCCGCCGGGCCGCGGCAATATCGGCGCCAGCTACCTGGCTACGCTGCCCTCGCTGGTGCAGGTCATGGCGCGGCTGCGCGAGGCGGGCTACCGCACGGGCGCCACGCTGCCGGACACCGCCGAGCTGACCGCGCTGCTGGAGCGCAATGGCCGCAATATGGAGGAATGGTCGCCCGGCGAACTGGCTGAGATGGTGTCGCGCGGCCGCGTTACGCTGCTGCCGATGGCGCAGTACAAGCGCTGGTTCGATGCCTTGCCGGCGGCGTTTCGCCAGTCGGTGGTGGCCGCGTGGGGTCCGCCCGAGCGCAATCCGCTGATGCTGGTGGGTGACGGCCATGGCGGGCAGGATTTCGTGATTCCGGGCCTGCGCTTCGGTAATCTGTTCGTTGGCCCGCAGCCGCTGCGCTCCACCTTCGCGCGAGCGATGGACAGCGCGCACGATACGGTGACGCCGCCGCCGCACTCCTATATCGCCGCCTACCTGTGGTATCGCCACGCCTTCGGCGCGGACGCGATGGTCCACGTGGGCCGCCACGGCACGCTGGAATGGCTGCCTGGCAAGCAGGTGGGGCAAAGCGGCGACGACAGCGCCGAGGTGTTGCTGGGCGACCTGCCCAACGCCTACTACTACATCCAGGACGGCGGCGGCGAAGCCATCCAGGCCAAGCGCCGCAGCGCCGCCGTGCTGGTCAGCCACCTGACCCCGCTGATCGCCCGCGCCGGCTGGCCGGACAAGCTGGCCAAGCTCGACGAGGTGATCGAGCAGCAGGAGGCCGCCGCCGACAGCGCCCCGGCGCTGGCGGACCAATACCGCCTGCAGGCGCTGGCGCAGATCCGCGCCCTTGGACTGGACCGCCAGCTCGGGCTGGATTCCGGCGCGCCATGGGAGCAGGTCGAGCCGGTGATCCACCGCTTCTTGCATAAGGTGGAAGCCGAGCCGGTGCCGCTGGGCATTCACACGCTGGGCGAGCTGCCGCCGTTGGACGCGCAGCGCCAGGCGCTGGCCACCGTGCTGGAAAGCGCATTCGACGCGAGCGAGGCGCGGCAGATCGGCAAGGACGTGCTCTCGCGCTGGGCCGGCGCATTGGCGGAAGGCCGCGAGCCGGACAGCGCCGCGCACGCGCCATTGCCGCCGCCGCTGGCGGAGAAGGTAGAAACCGCGCTGTCCAGTACGCGCGCATGGCTGGCCAATCTGCGCGAATCGCCGCGCCGCGAGCTGGATGGCCTGGTGACCGTGCTGTCCGGCCGCTACCTGCCGAGCTCGCCGCTGGGCGACCCCGTGCGCACCCCGCAGGGCCTGCCCACCGGGCGCAACCTGCACGCCTTCGACGGCGCGCTGATCCCCACGCCCGCAGCCTGGCAGCTCGGCAAGCAACTGGCCGCGCAGACGCTCGCGCGCTATCGCGAGGAAACCGGCAAGGCGCCCGAGCAGGTATCGATGGTGCTGTGGTACGGCGAGACCGAGCGCCACCAAGGCGCGATGGAGAGCGAGGCGCTCTACCTGATGGGCGTGGAGCCGGTCTGGAATGCGCGCGGCGTGGTGGAGGATGTGCGCCTGATCCCCGATGCCGAACTCGGCCGCCCGCGCGTCAATGTGCTGTTCACCATCTCCGGCATCTACCGCGACGGCTTCGGCGACAAGGTGGCGCTGCTGGACAAGGCCGCGCGCCTGGCCGCCGCCGCCGGCGACAACGCCATCAGCCGCCACGACCGCGAAGCGCAGGCCACGCTGCTGGCAGCCGGCGTGGCGCCGCAACTGGCCGCGCGCCTGGCCCGCGCCCGCGTGTTCGCCGCCAAGCCCGGCAACTACAGCATCGGCGTGCAGCAGATGGTCGAGCAGAGCAAGGACGCGGCGCAGGCCGGCGAGCCGCCTGGCGCGCTGGCGCGGCAGTACCTGCGCTACATGAACTTTGCGTTCTCCAGCGAAGGCTGGGGCGAGACCGCGCCGCAGGCGCTGGCCAGCCACCTCAAATCCAACCAGGCCGTGCTGTTCTCGCGCGCCAGCACGCTTTACGGCGCGCTCGACAACGACGATACCTATCAGTACGCCGGCGGCCTTAACATGGCCACGCGCGCCGTCAGCGGACAGGCGCCGCGCTTCTGGCTGCACAACCTGCGCCGCGCCGGCGAAGAGCAGACCGTGGATGCTCGCACCTGGCTGGCCACCGAACTCAACGCGCGCAACTGGAACCCGCGCTGGATCGAAGGCATGCAGCGCTCGGGCTACGCCGGCGCGCGCGAGATGTTCAAGGAGATCGAGCATCTCTACGGCTTCCAGGCCACCAGCCCCGAGCAGATGAGTGGCAGCTTCTGGCAGAACACCTATGACGTCTATGTGGCCGACAAGAACGGCCTGGGCATGGACGCGTTCTTTGCGCAAAACAATCCGCACGCGCGGCAGGGCATCCTGGCCCGGCTGCTGGAAGTGGACCGGCAGGGGAGCTACCGCTTCACGCCTGCCGAGCGCGCCGATATGGCACGGCGCTATGTGGCGTCGGTCAATCGCGACGGCTTGTCCTGTTCGGCCAATAGCTGCGGCAATCCCGTGCTGATGCAGTACATCGCCGGGCTGGGGCAGCAAGCCCGGCTGCCCACGGATGCGCTGCGCGAATTCTCCGCGCGGCTGGCAGCAGCCATGCCGGGGCGCGAGCCAGCCGCGCCGGCCGCTGCTTCTGGCCGGGCCGCACCGCCCGACGCATCCCGTGCGAGTCCGCCGCCGGCTCGGCAGGCCAAGCCGCATCCGGCGCCGCGTCCCGCGACCGGCCAGGTGACAGGCCAGTTGCTCGAAAGCCGCGTGCTCAAGCTCGCCGCGCCCGCCCCGCCAGGTGGCCTGGCGCCGCGCGAGGCGCTGTGGACCGCTGCGCTCATGCTGCTGCTGGTCGGCGCTGGCGCCTTTGCGGAGTGGTGGCGCGGCCGTGGCCGGCGGCAGCCCGCGCCACGCTGA
- a CDS encoding DUF2149 domain-containing protein, which yields MRRRRAQGELASVHREDPLAGVANLFDASIVFAVGLMVALTQAFSLTQLLNPDSQFTLVQRDPRTGELQLLEKNRKEVKVSKMSPRQKTGEGTRLGVAYQLPDGSVVYVPEGAAAGAASAPGAR from the coding sequence GTGCGCCGTCGCCGCGCGCAGGGCGAGCTTGCCTCGGTGCATCGGGAAGACCCGCTGGCCGGCGTGGCCAACCTGTTCGATGCCTCCATCGTCTTTGCCGTGGGCCTGATGGTGGCGCTCACGCAAGCGTTCAGCCTGACCCAGCTGCTCAATCCCGACTCGCAGTTCACCCTGGTCCAGCGCGATCCGCGCACCGGTGAGCTGCAATTGCTGGAGAAGAACCGCAAGGAGGTCAAGGTCAGCAAGATGTCCCCGCGGCAGAAGACGGGCGAGGGCACCCGGCTGGGGGTGGCTTACCAGTTGCCGGATGGCAGCGTGGTGTATGTGCCGGAAGGCGCGGCGGCCGGCGCGGCCTCGGCCCCGGGCGCGCGTTGA